In the Salvia miltiorrhiza cultivar Shanhuang (shh) chromosome 8, IMPLAD_Smil_shh, whole genome shotgun sequence genome, TTCATAACAACTTCGATGTCTGAAAGTGAGAATAGCTTCTTCAAACGTCACTTAAATAAGCATGCAAGTTTAAGTGAGCTGTATGTGTTGTTTGAGACGGCTATTGAAACTCAACGTCATGATCATGATGCATTAACTTTGGCTGATGAGACATCTTTCCCTGAGTTAATTACAATATTGGATATTGAGAAGCATGCTGCTACTGTGTATACTAATACTATTTTCCTAGAGGTTCAAAAAGAAATCCAATATGCATCTGCATTTTGTACTATACCTAAATGCATAGATGACACTGAGGGACACATATATGATGTGGATGAAGATGCAGAAGGTATTTTTAAGGTACACCACAATATTGTTGATGATTACTTGTCGTGCTCATGCAAGTTCTTTGTTAGAAATGGCTTGTTGTGTAAACATATGATTGCAGTTGCACGCAATTTGAAGCTGAAAACAATACCGGAAAAATACATTGTTTACAGATGGACAAGGAATGCATCGTCAATTTTCAAACAGGTAGGCCAAAATCGGTTTGGTTCATCAACTAATAATTGTGAAGCAAATACGGATGGTTTGGTTTCTTTGGCTTTGAATTGCATTGGACTTGTGGATGGTAATGTTGAAGCGATTCAATCTTTGAGGAAGATGTTGCAAGATTTTTTAGATGAACAATCCAAAAAATCATGTAATGcatcttcatcttcttttaAAGAAAGATTGATTGAGAATTTCTATGGTTCATCATTGCCGTCTGTTGTTACTGTGTTCCCTCCGGATGTTGCAAAAACTAAAGGAAGTTGTAGTAGGAAGAAATCCCGCTTAGAAGCAGAAGCGAAGCGTGCACAGAAGCCTAAGAGACTATGCAAGAAGTGCAATACATTGGGGTATCATGATTCAAGGAATTGTGATAAAGTTAATGCGAAGAACAAAAATGTCAGTGACAGTGATATTTGAAATGGTTTTTAAATTAGATTAGATTCATGTTTTTCGTTTAATTTGTTTCCGAGGTTTTGTTTGAATTGTGAATACTAagatttttattattcatttttaaattGGGTTTTTTCAATATGCATGTCAATTGATGCATGAATATGCACAGATATATGAGTGTATTGCATGGATATTTGTTATTTGATGCTTGATAGCCAAATTTATTACGCTTTTTTTGGTTTGGTATTATTTTGCATCTTATGTTATAATTGGTGCATGGATATTCAATTTTGATGCATATTTGctaaaattattcattttttcggttatttttattatatttcatgGATGATGGTGGTCGTTGTATAGGTTCCGCCGGTTCTAATTGGTTCTAATAAATTGATGAGtagaaataatgaaataaatgaATATGCACAGATATATGAGTGTATTGCATTGATGTTTATTATTTGAtgattgaaataaaaaaatattatgcgtttttttttggtaatattTTGCATCTAAGGTGATATTTGGTGCATGGATGTTGAatgtttatgcatatttgtcaaaattattcattttttcttttatttttattatattgcaTGGATGATTGTGGTTGTTGCATATATATACTTGGGTTCTAATAAATTGATGAGTAGAAAGAATGAAATGAATAAATGAAACTAGTATTATAGTTAATGGAAAACGTGCAATTATTGATACAACTTCTAAAAAGTGCATACTATTAGTCAATCACATTGAGTAGGAAAATATAGTTTGTCGATAATGATTTAAAGtatcattaattatttaatctctTAGGCTAGAATTCTCCTTGATTTTATATTCATCATATGCAAATAAAAACCAACAATGCACTACAAACGTGAAAACAAGACGTAAAACAAGTTGTGCTTGATAAACAAATTCAAAAATAGTTCTAAATGATAATAAAATTGTTTAACCCCTTGTACATCATATGTAATCATATGATGGAAGAAAATTTGTTTCAACATAGTGTATTATTCAAACCATAAGTCATCCAAATatcttttccatcttctcatctggaACGGACAAGAAATTTTGATAATATGTAGATGCACCCCTCATTACATCATCCTTGACGTAGTTATTTGTCCATCCAATCATAGTTGCACAGTATCTTGTACGAAGCCTAATCAAATGCCTTTCTGGATTTGTGGGAAGTCCACATACCCAATTGCACGGTGTCTCTCCCATATAAGTTTCAATGTGGCGCATGAGATATATACCGCTGGCTTCCATGCAACTTTTGTTACCCCACTTTATATGGACAACAAATTTCTTTGCCTTCaacatctttatttttttaattggatCTCCATGTAGGTGCAAGTATTCTCCAAGTACATTTGCCTACATAATTAAACAACCAAAATTATATACCATACCAGGTCAGCAATAACCATCCAATAATTACctttatcaattaaaattatataacatACCAGGTGATCGATAATAACGCCATATTTTTCAAGGAGACAATCTTCCTTTAACACATTCGTGCTATCAAAAACAAGTATTCGCCCTCTCTTCACATCGAATGTTAGTGCATAGAATTTCATTCCGTCGTACACAGGGAATACAAACTGTATTTACATATTTAAACAAACACAACCACAACTGTTAATTAAACGTATATATAACATCTACTAAATAGTGAAAATGAGTTGATGAAACGTACAAGATCTACTCTCGATATTGAAGTATGGTCATACTGTGACAGCTCCGATGACATTGTCTCAAAGAAAAATTCTGACCTCTTATTTTGTGGATGTGCATGAACAAACAGGGTTTCCtacaatattatataaatacatatttaaatttgtatttaataagATTCATACTATAAGAAATTTTAAATCAACTANNNNNNNNNNNNNNNNNNNNNNNNNNNNNNNNNNNNNNNNNNNNNNNNNNNNNNNNNNNNNNNNNNNNNNNNNNNNNNNNNNNNNNNNNNNNNNNNNNNNTTTTGTTGTCTTTGCCATTGTAGAACCAAACATGAGGTCTGCAATACCCAAGGATGTAAAGATGTCCCTTAAAGTTATGGTGAATAAAGAGAAAACAAAGGTTCCATTTGCAGAAGCCAACAGCAAATCTGCAGAGGTTATACTAAGTTTTCTGATGTTGCCATTGGGGGAGATTGTGAGGGTCTTCGAGGAGCATTATTTGGATAAGAAACCCGTTGTTGGAAGCTTAACACCGATGTATAGGCACTTAACAACTCTTCGTAGTGACTATTTCTGGACAGATGGTGGTAAGAACATGCTACTCAATCCAAGTAACTCATTCATGAGTGGACCAGTAAAGCATTTCAGATGTGGAGACATGGATTGTAAGAAGAAAAGTTTTAGAAACGTGAGCATCTACTATGATTCTGGTACATGTGATTGTGGCAAGCCATTGAACAGAGCTATGGGCGAAATCGAGCCAAAACCTCAAGCTGGTGGTGATGGGATTCTTGTGGAAGGACTGCATTTTTTAGTAACTGATGATCTGCAGCTCGCCCCCTATGAGCCGGGATCTATGATGGAAACTCTCGTCTATCTTGGCATCGTTGTAACAGAAGGCGCAGAGCAATTGAATGTGACTCTTGGATACAATGAGGTGAGTTTTTTTGTGTTCATCTTTCTTAGT is a window encoding:
- the LOC130998427 gene encoding protein FAR1-RELATED SEQUENCE 5-like, coding for MSESENSFFKRHLNKHASLSELYVLFETAIETQRHDHDALTLADETSFPELITILDIEKHAATVYTNTIFLEVQKEIQYASAFCTIPKCIDDTEGHIYDVDEDAEGIFKVHHNIVDDYLSCSCKFFVRNGLLCKHMIAVARNLKLKTIPEKYIVYRWTRNASSIFKQVGQNRFGSSTNNCEANTDGLVSLALNCIGLVDGNVEAIQSLRKMLQDFLDEQSKKSCNASSSSFKERLIENFYGSSLPSVVTVFPPDVAKTKGSCSRKKSRLEAEAKRAQKPKRLCKKCNTLGYHDSRNCDKVNAKNKNVSDSDI
- the LOC130996606 gene encoding uncharacterized protein LOC130996606 yields the protein MSSELSQYDHTSISRVDLFVFPVYDGMKFYALTFDVKRGRILVFDSTNVLKEDCLLEKYGVIIDHLANVLGEYLHLHGDPIKKIKMLKAKKFVVHIKWGNKSCMEASGIYLMRHIETYMGETPCNWVCGLPTNPERHLIRLRTRYCATMIGWTNNYVKDDVMRGASTYYQNFLSVPDEKMEKIFG